A window of the Dongshaea marina genome harbors these coding sequences:
- a CDS encoding antibiotic biosynthesis monooxygenase family protein has protein sequence MIAVIYRSYVEPEKENHYMQLWKTIANYFVEYRGAIGSSLHKTQEGYWLVYSRWTDQETRDKSWPSDDEPSQMLPENIRHAITEIKKCVDQSRKFPEICMEIKDDLLVGV, from the coding sequence ATGATCGCAGTGATATACCGATCTTATGTTGAGCCAGAGAAAGAAAACCACTACATGCAGTTGTGGAAAACCATAGCTAACTATTTTGTTGAGTACAGAGGAGCTATTGGTTCATCTCTGCATAAGACACAAGAGGGCTACTGGCTGGTTTATTCCAGGTGGACTGATCAAGAAACACGTGATAAGTCATGGCCAAGTGATGATGAGCCATCGCAGATGCTTCCGGAAAATATCCGTCATGCCATTACTGAGATAAAAAAATGCGTTGATCAATCACGTAAATTTCCTGAAATATGTATGGAGATTAAAGATGATCTGTTGGTCGGTGTGTAG